The proteins below are encoded in one region of Methanofollis aquaemaris:
- a CDS encoding APC family permease — MADGYTRSGGLSAGTAVAFAVGNMVGAGVFVLSGLMVQTAGPAAVLSYLLCGILVAFTGLSYAVLASICPGDGGGYLYAHHMLGPYPGFLAGWGMYISVTIASAFVLLGLGIYANRLLGTAFDPRIAALVGLVLLTLLNLRSTAEAGRAEVALVAAKIVVLLLVAAVGVINLTPADFTPFFPHGTGAMLDGVAMVFFAYLGFQVVAMMGGEIKSSARVVPLATLASIGIVAVIYCGVEVALLAAHLPAYGDSSLFDAAVVFFGGWGGTIVAIGAIFSTLSAANANIIGGSRVILTMAAEKQIPGRFAALKGEQPANAVLLSAGVAAGLILLGNLGVIVDLTNTVALVSMGLVNISAVILTLGHRPVPGDRTYFRIPFGPLIPLVGAGSCILMLVTLPLPVLAAGGAALLAGTIFFVVEDTPEGERATAEIREFIEREER, encoded by the coding sequence ATGGCCGACGGCTACACCCGCAGCGGGGGGCTCAGCGCAGGCACCGCGGTCGCCTTTGCGGTCGGAAACATGGTCGGGGCCGGGGTCTTCGTCCTCTCGGGTCTCATGGTCCAGACGGCCGGACCCGCGGCCGTTCTGTCCTATCTCCTCTGCGGGATCCTCGTCGCCTTCACCGGTCTATCCTATGCCGTCCTTGCGAGCATCTGCCCCGGCGACGGCGGCGGATATCTCTATGCCCACCACATGCTCGGGCCGTATCCGGGTTTTCTTGCCGGATGGGGAATGTACATCAGCGTCACCATCGCCTCGGCCTTCGTCCTTCTCGGTCTCGGGATCTATGCAAACCGCCTTCTCGGCACCGCTTTCGACCCCAGGATCGCCGCCCTCGTCGGTCTCGTCCTGCTCACCCTCCTCAACCTCAGGAGCACCGCCGAGGCCGGCCGGGCCGAGGTGGCCCTGGTGGCGGCGAAGATCGTCGTCCTCCTCCTGGTGGCGGCCGTCGGGGTGATCAATCTCACCCCCGCCGACTTCACGCCTTTCTTCCCGCACGGGACCGGGGCGATGCTCGACGGTGTCGCGATGGTCTTCTTCGCCTATCTCGGTTTCCAGGTCGTGGCGATGATGGGCGGCGAGATCAAAAGTTCGGCGCGGGTCGTTCCCCTCGCCACCCTCGCCTCGATCGGGATCGTCGCCGTGATCTACTGCGGCGTCGAGGTCGCCCTCCTCGCCGCCCATCTCCCGGCGTACGGCGACAGCAGCCTCTTCGACGCCGCGGTCGTCTTCTTCGGCGGGTGGGGCGGGACGATCGTCGCTATCGGGGCGATCTTTTCCACGCTCTCGGCCGCGAACGCCAACATCATCGGGGGGTCCAGGGTGATCCTCACGATGGCGGCCGAAAAGCAGATCCCCGGACGTTTTGCTGCCCTCAAGGGCGAACAACCGGCAAACGCCGTGCTCCTTTCGGCAGGCGTCGCGGCCGGGCTGATCCTCCTCGGGAACCTCGGGGTGATCGTCGACCTCACCAACACCGTCGCTCTCGTCTCGATGGGCCTCGTCAACATCAGCGCCGTCATCCTCACCCTCGGGCACAGGCCCGTCCCCGGCGATCGGACCTACTTCAGGATCCCGTTCGGCCCTCTCATCCCCCTGGTCGGTGCGGGCTCATGCATCCTCATGCTCGTTACGCTTCCCCTCCCGGTCCTGGCGGCCGGGGGTGCGGCCCTCCTTGCCGGGACGATCTTCTTCGTCGTCGAGGACACGCCCGAAGGGGAACGTGCGACCGCCGAGATCAGGGAGTTCATCGAGAGAGAGGAAAGGTGA
- a CDS encoding HepT-like ribonuclease domain-containing protein gives MPPHEIRKYLYDVAAASDLITSFVDGKNFDDYRNDSMLRSAVERQFEIIGEALNQAVKRYPDLKDEIPDASRIISFRNRLIHGYATVSDEVVWGIVEKYLPPLRKQVKMMLEGSS, from the coding sequence ATGCCGCCCCATGAGATCAGGAAGTACCTCTACGATGTGGCCGCGGCCTCAGATCTGATCACATCATTTGTTGATGGGAAAAACTTCGACGATTACCGGAACGACTCGATGCTCCGCTCCGCAGTTGAGCGCCAGTTCGAGATCATCGGGGAAGCGCTGAACCAGGCGGTCAAAAGATATCCCGATCTGAAAGATGAGATCCCCGACGCTTCCCGCATCATATCGTTCAGGAACCGGCTCATCCACGGGTATGCCACGGTCTCGGACGAGGTCGTGTGGGGTATCGTCGAAAAGTACCTGCCTCCTCTCCGAAAACAGGTGAAGATGATGCTGGAAGGATCGTCCTGA
- a CDS encoding nucleotidyltransferase family protein: MHRTVAEKIPEITEICRTHRVKTLELFGSAAGEGFDPATSDLDFVVEFEAMSPAEHADIYLDLARDLEALFARPVDLVEMAPIKNPYFRKAVEESRVPVYAAP; this comes from the coding sequence ATGCACCGAACCGTAGCAGAAAAAATACCGGAGATAACAGAGATCTGCAGGACGCACCGCGTCAAAACGCTCGAACTCTTCGGGTCGGCGGCCGGGGAGGGGTTCGACCCCGCTACGAGCGACCTCGATTTTGTCGTCGAGTTCGAGGCCATGTCGCCGGCCGAACACGCCGACATCTATCTCGACCTCGCCCGTGATCTCGAAGCACTCTTCGCCCGTCCCGTCGACCTGGTGGAGATGGCGCCCATCAAAAATCCCTATTTCAGAAAGGCGGTGGAAGAGTCCAGGGTCCCCGTATATGCCGCCCCATGA
- a CDS encoding PCC domain-containing protein, with product MGRVFSLRIDDGEDILEELTRFAGEKGIACGMVQVLGALRPVFPPVPHVEKVAAGGGSPGACGCLPRREGGHRGARRDGGRTGVHLPVFGRG from the coding sequence ATCGGCCGGGTCTTCTCTCTCCGGATCGACGACGGCGAGGACATCCTCGAAGAACTCACCCGCTTTGCCGGGGAGAAGGGGATCGCCTGCGGCATGGTCCAGGTGCTCGGGGCGCTGAGGCCGGTCTTCCCCCCCGTCCCCCATGTGGAGAAGGTCGCCGCGGGCGGGGGGTCTCCGGGAGCGTGCGGCTGTCTACCTCGTCGTGAAGGCGGTCATCGTGGAGCTCGTCGGGATGGCGGCCGGACAGGCGTGCACCTCCCGGTCTTCGGAAGAGGGTGA
- a CDS encoding type 1 glutamine amidotransferase family protein, translating to MKRSVYFFACPAFADWEPPLAVSMISDTNEFPKKRSYRVITFGLSKDPVSSLGGITVLPDVDVDGVDLADAAMVILPGSSFYENHDPVELFPLIRECVRHKIPVAAICGGTLFLARHGFLDDVRHTSCGPEWLKEHAPDYRGEVHYVHAPGVADGGIITANPFGFVEFAAEIIRALDVFPPEYLEFWVRTIKTGYLNVDSVDPTAGKMNE from the coding sequence ATGAAAAGGAGCGTCTATTTCTTCGCATGTCCTGCTTTTGCCGACTGGGAACCGCCGCTTGCGGTCTCCATGATCTCTGATACGAACGAATTCCCGAAAAAAAGAAGTTACAGGGTGATCACCTTCGGGCTTTCGAAAGATCCGGTCTCGTCGCTCGGCGGGATCACGGTCCTCCCGGACGTCGACGTCGACGGGGTCGACCTTGCGGATGCGGCGATGGTGATCCTGCCCGGGTCGTCATTCTACGAAAATCACGACCCTGTTGAACTGTTCCCTCTGATCAGGGAGTGCGTACGGCACAAGATCCCCGTAGCGGCGATCTGCGGCGGGACGCTCTTCCTCGCACGGCACGGTTTTCTGGACGACGTCCGCCACACCAGTTGCGGTCCAGAGTGGCTGAAGGAGCACGCTCCCGACTATCGCGGGGAGGTGCATTACGTTCATGCGCCGGGCGTCGCCGACGGCGGCATCATCACGGCAAATCCCTTCGGTTTCGTGGAGTTTGCCGCCGAGATCATCAGGGCGCTGGACGTGTTCCCACCAGAATATCTCGAATTCTGGGTGCGCACCATCAAGACCGGCTACCTGAACGTCGATTCGGTCGACCCGACGGCGGGAAAGATGAATGAGTGA